In Candidatus Bathyarchaeota archaeon, one DNA window encodes the following:
- a CDS encoding adenine nucleotide alpha hydrolase family protein, producing the protein MPLCYNCRIRVSDVYLAYSRRYLCSECFKNHFERKVKSTIAKYRMIRRGERIGVAVSGGKDSTSLLYALRRLYPSLDMIAIHIDLGIEGYSEHCHRIVREFTHRLGTPLVDYSLEEEGYTLHDLQGTGRGRKMCSPCGVVKRHLLNRLALEAGVDRLATGHNLDDMVEVILNCYIHGDVDQLRRIHPVLPGGHPRLAARIKPLCELTEEEDLLYALYSELPFRSASCPLAEGARSIKGKRLIAAITGEIPQFKHLLFKSYLKRIHPNLKPLEGEIRECRICGFPTSLQVCAFCRITQLARGQRLRLGGMGPTAEGDQGLPG; encoded by the coding sequence ATGCCCCTCTGCTACAACTGCAGGATCAGGGTCAGCGACGTATACCTCGCCTATTCAAGGCGATACCTGTGCAGTGAATGCTTCAAGAACCATTTCGAGAGGAAGGTTAAGTCCACCATAGCCAAGTATCGCATGATCCGTAGGGGGGAGAGGATAGGGGTAGCCGTCTCAGGGGGCAAGGACAGCACATCCCTACTCTACGCTTTAAGGAGGCTCTATCCATCTCTGGATATGATCGCGATCCACATAGACCTGGGCATAGAGGGATACTCCGAACACTGCCACCGTATAGTGAGGGAGTTCACCCATAGGCTGGGAACCCCCCTGGTGGATTACAGCCTGGAGGAGGAGGGCTACACCCTCCACGACCTCCAGGGGACTGGGAGGGGGAGGAAGATGTGCAGCCCCTGCGGCGTGGTTAAGAGGCATCTCCTGAACAGGCTGGCCCTGGAGGCAGGGGTTGACAGGCTGGCTACAGGCCATAACCTGGACGACATGGTGGAGGTGATCCTCAACTGCTACATACACGGGGACGTGGACCAGCTGAGGAGGATCCACCCCGTCCTACCAGGGGGACATCCCAGACTCGCCGCCAGGATAAAGCCGTTATGCGAGCTCACCGAGGAGGAGGATCTCCTCTACGCCCTGTACTCGGAGTTACCCTTCAGGTCGGCTTCATGCCCCCTAGCGGAGGGGGCCAGGAGCATAAAGGGGAAGAGGCTCATAGCGGCGATAACCGGGGAGATACCCCAGTTTAAACATCTACTATTCAAATCCTACCTTAAAAGGATCCATCCAAATCTTAAACCCCTAGAGGGGGAAATAAGGGAGTGCCGGATATGCGGCTTCCCCACATCCCTCCAGGTATGCGCCTTCTGCAGGATAACCCAGCTGGCTAGGGGGCAGCGTCTTCGACTGGGCGGGATGGGGCCCACTGCGGAGGGGGATCAAGGCCTCCCCGGCTAA
- a CDS encoding phosphoglycolate phosphatase has protein sequence MFRVLASDFDGTLTDGERLLSLEAVRMLRALQLRGVAVSLVSGMNYPSLFKLSLHLGCRGAVIAENGAVVSYGGEVRVLGDKDPSLRVLRTLKERFPSLKESWDNRYRSVDVGFERNLPKDEVSSFVERCSREVRFIDSGVAYHILDRRVDKGVGLRVAAGLMEVNPSDIAAVGDNENDLELFQEAGYSIALANAPQKLKDEADHVTAHPYGLGFVEAANLVMGRLKVKMVGLDYPGRLGSMDKIEALRRIGEHVESKGHIPVDLPREGGGFDSKMDYAAGMDLIVAYLGKPEDLSSLQPELSYAKWMGKRIVALTQVETLDLSLFHEIYEDPGELLKGEAEILHPH, from the coding sequence ATGTTCAGGGTCTTGGCCTCGGACTTCGACGGGACCCTAACCGATGGAGAGAGACTGCTCTCCCTGGAGGCGGTCAGGATGCTGAGGGCACTCCAGCTCAGGGGGGTCGCCGTCTCCCTCGTCTCAGGGATGAATTACCCCTCCCTCTTCAAGCTGAGCCTCCACCTCGGATGCAGGGGCGCCGTGATAGCTGAGAACGGCGCCGTGGTAAGCTATGGGGGCGAGGTCAGGGTTCTAGGGGATAAGGATCCCTCCCTCAGGGTTTTAAGGACGTTGAAGGAGAGGTTTCCAAGCCTCAAGGAGTCCTGGGATAACCGTTACAGGAGTGTAGATGTAGGCTTCGAGAGGAACCTGCCCAAGGACGAGGTCTCAAGCTTCGTGGAGAGATGCTCCAGGGAGGTCAGGTTCATCGACAGCGGAGTAGCCTACCACATCCTCGACAGGCGCGTGGATAAGGGGGTTGGCCTAAGGGTTGCAGCCGGGCTCATGGAGGTTAACCCCTCGGATATAGCCGCCGTGGGAGATAACGAGAACGACCTAGAGCTCTTCCAGGAAGCCGGCTACTCCATAGCATTGGCCAACGCCCCCCAGAAACTGAAGGATGAGGCCGACCACGTCACAGCCCATCCCTATGGGCTGGGCTTCGTGGAGGCTGCCAACCTGGTGATGGGCAGGCTTAAAGTGAAGATGGTGGGCTTAGACTATCCCGGAAGGCTCGGATCTATGGATAAGATAGAAGCCCTAAGGAGGATCGGGGAACACGTGGAATCCAAGGGCCACATCCCAGTGGACCTGCCCAGGGAAGGAGGAGGATTCGACTCAAAGATGGACTACGCCGCAGGCATGGACCTCATAGTAGCTTATCTCGGTAAGCCCGAGGATCTGAGCAGCCTCCAGCCGGAGCTCTCCTACGCGAAATGGATGGGGAAGAGGATAGTGGCGTTAACCCAGGTTGAAACCCTGGATTTAAGCCTTTTCCACGAGATCTACGAGGACCCCGGGGAGCTCCTGAAAGGAGAAGCGGAGATACTCCATCCACACTGA
- a CDS encoding NAD(P)/FAD-dependent oxidoreductase, translated as MEISARFLVVGGGAAGMAAVEGLRAFNPDSPVTVVSRERHPFYYRKSLAWYIAGRISLDKLTVKPLNYYEELGVEVLRGVEALRLDASSRLVETSIGRIRYGEALIATGAEPLKPRVEGLSLRGVYTLRTLDDAEEIRDGMAGASHVLVVGGGLLGLNLAEAARANGVDATILELGDRLCPGILDGEASRLLVKRLSENGVKILLGEGVKAFKGEDQVESASTSGGRVIPCQMVLVAVGVQPSIGWVRGSPLKTGRGVLVDDHLRSTVGHVYAAGDVAEAYDPILGRRIVHTSWSNAEEQGRVAGENMAGKPSRYRGSIAANTESVFGLPFASIGLANPTGDGYEVYASAAEDPPVYRKIVVEGARLVGAILLGDVREAGAIQTLVREGTDISGYKGRIRRGTMDFREVA; from the coding sequence ATGGAGATTTCAGCCAGGTTCCTGGTGGTGGGCGGCGGCGCAGCCGGGATGGCCGCCGTGGAGGGTTTGAGGGCGTTCAACCCCGACTCCCCTGTAACGGTGGTTTCAAGGGAGAGGCATCCCTTCTATTATAGGAAGAGTCTTGCATGGTACATCGCCGGCCGGATATCCCTAGATAAGCTCACCGTCAAGCCTTTAAACTACTATGAGGAGTTGGGGGTCGAGGTTCTCCGGGGCGTGGAGGCCCTCCGCCTAGACGCCTCGAGTCGCCTGGTGGAGACGAGTATAGGGAGGATACGCTACGGAGAGGCTTTAATAGCCACCGGGGCTGAGCCCCTCAAGCCCAGGGTTGAGGGGCTCAGCCTTAGAGGGGTGTACACCCTGAGGACCCTGGACGACGCTGAGGAGATCAGGGATGGGATGGCGGGGGCTTCCCATGTCCTCGTGGTTGGAGGGGGCCTCCTAGGCCTCAATCTGGCTGAGGCTGCTAGGGCGAACGGGGTGGACGCCACAATTCTGGAGCTGGGGGATAGGCTCTGCCCCGGCATCCTCGACGGGGAAGCCTCCCGTCTATTGGTGAAGCGGCTATCCGAGAACGGGGTTAAGATCCTGCTCGGGGAAGGAGTTAAAGCCTTCAAGGGGGAGGATCAGGTTGAATCCGCTTCCACCAGCGGGGGCCGTGTCATCCCGTGCCAGATGGTCCTCGTCGCCGTGGGCGTCCAGCCCTCCATTGGATGGGTCAGAGGCTCCCCCTTGAAGACGGGTAGGGGAGTCCTAGTCGACGATCACCTTCGCTCCACCGTGGGACACGTCTACGCGGCTGGGGATGTCGCTGAAGCCTACGATCCCATCCTGGGCAGGCGCATCGTCCATACGAGCTGGTCCAACGCTGAGGAGCAGGGCCGTGTAGCCGGGGAGAACATGGCTGGGAAGCCATCGAGGTATCGGGGATCAATAGCCGCCAACACGGAGTCCGTCTTCGGCCTACCGTTCGCGAGCATTGGGTTGGCGAACCCTACTGGGGATGGATACGAAGTCTACGCCTCGGCCGCTGAGGATCCACCCGTATACCGGAAGATCGTAGTTGAGGGGGCACGCCTCGTAGGCGCCATCCTCCTCGGAGACGTGAGGGAGGCGGGGGCGATCCAAACCCTGGTAAGGGAGGGGACGGACATATCCGGCTATAAGGGGAGGATCCGGAGGGGTACGATGGACTTCAGGGAGGTCGCTTAA
- a CDS encoding lipoate--protein ligase family protein, with translation MGVWRLIPLEVHSAALNMAVDEVLLGSVSKGDSPNTVRFYRWRPSAVSIGYFQSLMDEVDLEMCRRLGVDVVRRITGGGAVYHDFDGEVTYSVIAREDSGIPRDIPESYKVICNGIIKGLGRLGLKAEFKPVNDVVLNGRKVSGNAQTRRMGCILQHGTILVDLDLKTMFQVLKVGGAKISDKALRSVEERVTSIRRELGRQVSLEEAYTALREGFREALKAEFKSSRLNRGELEEAERLAESKYGSPEWLGLR, from the coding sequence ATGGGGGTTTGGAGGCTCATCCCGCTGGAGGTTCATTCAGCCGCCTTGAACATGGCGGTGGACGAGGTCCTACTGGGATCCGTCTCCAAGGGGGACTCCCCTAACACCGTCAGGTTCTATCGTTGGAGGCCTTCAGCCGTCTCCATAGGGTACTTCCAGAGCCTCATGGACGAGGTTGACCTGGAGATGTGCCGCCGCCTAGGCGTGGACGTGGTGAGGAGGATAACTGGGGGAGGGGCCGTATATCACGACTTCGACGGGGAGGTCACCTACAGCGTCATAGCCAGGGAGGATTCCGGAATACCCCGGGACATCCCGGAATCCTACAAGGTCATATGTAACGGGATAATTAAGGGTTTAGGGAGGCTCGGCTTAAAGGCCGAGTTCAAGCCTGTAAACGACGTGGTCTTAAACGGCCGTAAAGTATCGGGGAACGCCCAGACCCGGCGTATGGGCTGCATCCTCCAGCATGGAACAATACTCGTCGACTTGGATTTGAAGACCATGTTCCAGGTCTTGAAGGTGGGCGGCGCCAAGATAAGCGATAAGGCCTTGAGGAGCGTGGAGGAGAGGGTTACATCCATCAGGAGGGAGCTGGGGAGGCAGGTATCATTGGAGGAGGCCTACACGGCCCTGAGAGAAGGCTTCAGGGAGGCGTTGAAGGCCGAGTTTAAATCCTCGAGGCTGAACCGGGGGGAGCTGGAGGAGGCGGAGCGGTTAGCCGAGTCCAAGTATGGGAGTCCTGAGTGGCTCGGCCTGAGGTGA
- a CDS encoding glycosyltransferase, which translates to MTITKEWLIQLAKKHGVTDATKLESSQVTLQNFVFKLRENKYEVDEGFFIELADALGLQYIPRMDLKADLAAAIPYLILKENLFLPLSISEGRVRVATANPFNSDFFNVLKSLFGAEVEVCVASTEAVEEAIDKGYSGIHERRALKELRYRSPDESAFRVLYPWQRSVILGFIILFSVLFVLNYPLSFIVLFSLINIAYFCVNPVKFYIAFKGFRGSRRAVHVSSKDVESLQEKDLPVYTILVPVYREAKALRHVLKNIYSLDYPKEKLDVKILIEEKDDETLGEARRIGLFGNPETVVAPPGLFGRATVDANILSPSMKILDRSGSLIGTLEEVIPGEDPSEALIKVRTMSGGIMEIPLSFVGKAQDVILLKDSIDRLTWRYKEFLKIFDPVIVPDADIRTKPRACNYGLLRARGEYCVIYDAEDDPEPDQLKKAVVAFSRASMDVICLQSRLNYYNPKENLLTRWFSLEYSFWYDYYLEGLDQVDGVIPLGGTSNHFRTQQLKELGGWDPYNMTEDADLGVRISRRGKKTAMLNSYTYEEANSRLRSWIRQRSRWNKGYIQTYLVHMRHPRKLLKDLGWRKFLLFQLTFGGNIYLPLINPLLWAVTISTLLMPGLFQFLFFYPLNYICATNLLIGNLVYIGLHMGPFILKKNYTSIPLALAIPLYWILISVGCWRGALQLIRKPFYWEKTEHGISRLHGLPEK; encoded by the coding sequence TTGACCATCACCAAGGAATGGTTGATACAGCTTGCGAAGAAGCATGGCGTAACGGATGCCACCAAACTCGAATCCTCGCAGGTAACTTTGCAGAACTTCGTCTTCAAACTAAGAGAGAACAAGTATGAGGTTGATGAAGGCTTCTTCATCGAGCTAGCTGATGCTTTGGGATTACAGTACATTCCAAGAATGGATTTAAAAGCTGATCTGGCTGCGGCGATTCCATACTTGATCTTGAAAGAAAACCTCTTCCTGCCGCTTTCGATCTCTGAGGGAAGGGTTAGGGTGGCGACGGCTAATCCATTCAACAGCGATTTCTTCAACGTACTGAAAAGCCTCTTCGGAGCGGAGGTGGAGGTTTGCGTAGCCTCAACCGAAGCGGTTGAAGAAGCCATCGACAAAGGTTATAGTGGAATTCACGAGCGCAGGGCTTTGAAGGAGCTGCGTTATCGAAGCCCTGACGAGTCCGCTTTTAGAGTGTTGTATCCATGGCAGAGATCGGTGATCTTAGGTTTCATAATCCTCTTTTCAGTGCTCTTCGTTTTAAACTATCCTCTATCATTCATCGTTCTCTTCTCCCTCATCAACATAGCATACTTCTGCGTGAACCCGGTGAAATTTTACATAGCTTTTAAGGGTTTCAGGGGCTCTCGCAGGGCTGTGCACGTCTCCAGTAAGGATGTTGAGAGCTTGCAGGAGAAGGACTTACCGGTCTACACGATCCTGGTCCCTGTCTATAGGGAGGCGAAGGCCCTGCGCCACGTATTGAAGAACATTTACAGCCTAGATTATCCTAAGGAGAAGTTGGATGTCAAGATCCTCATTGAAGAGAAGGATGACGAAACACTTGGCGAGGCTAGGAGGATAGGCCTATTCGGGAACCCTGAAACCGTAGTGGCCCCACCTGGCCTGTTTGGCAGGGCGACGGTGGACGCGAATATCCTATCGCCTTCAATGAAAATATTAGATCGGAGCGGATCCTTAATCGGAACCCTAGAGGAGGTCATTCCAGGCGAAGACCCTTCTGAGGCGCTTATAAAGGTGAGAACCATGTCCGGAGGGATAATGGAGATTCCTCTAAGTTTCGTAGGAAAGGCCCAAGACGTTATTTTACTCAAGGATTCCATCGACAGGCTGACATGGCGTTACAAGGAGTTCCTGAAGATATTCGACCCCGTGATTGTTCCTGACGCTGATATAAGGACGAAACCGAGGGCGTGCAACTATGGTCTACTCAGGGCGAGAGGAGAGTACTGCGTAATCTACGACGCGGAGGACGATCCTGAACCAGACCAATTGAAAAAAGCGGTGGTCGCGTTCTCCAGAGCGTCGATGGATGTTATTTGCCTTCAATCGCGGTTGAATTACTATAACCCTAAAGAGAATCTATTGACCAGATGGTTCTCTCTCGAGTATTCATTCTGGTATGATTACTATCTTGAAGGCCTAGACCAGGTAGATGGTGTCATACCCCTCGGAGGAACCAGCAACCATTTCAGAACACAGCAACTGAAGGAGTTAGGTGGCTGGGACCCGTATAACATGACTGAGGACGCGGATCTCGGCGTAAGGATATCCAGGAGAGGAAAGAAGACGGCTATGCTCAACTCCTATACGTATGAAGAAGCAAACAGCAGGCTTAGAAGCTGGATACGCCAGAGATCAAGGTGGAACAAGGGATACATTCAAACGTACCTCGTTCACATGAGACATCCACGCAAGCTTCTAAAAGATCTGGGATGGAGGAAGTTCCTTCTGTTTCAACTAACCTTCGGGGGAAACATATATCTCCCACTCATCAACCCGCTTCTGTGGGCGGTCACGATCTCCACCCTACTCATGCCAGGCTTATTCCAATTCCTATTCTTCTATCCGCTCAATTACATATGCGCGACGAATTTACTGATCGGGAACCTCGTCTACATCGGGTTGCACATGGGTCCCTTCATCTTAAAGAAGAACTACACGTCAATACCCTTAGCTTTAGCGATCCCACTATATTGGATCCTCATCAGCGTTGGATGTTGGAGGGGGGCACTCCAACTGATAAGGAAACCCTTCTACTGGGAGAAGACCGAACACGGTATTTCAAGGCTTCACGGCCTACCGGAAAAATAG
- a CDS encoding response regulator, which yields MEEVKTILIVDDDKAILRSLKAILEMKGYEVETAETGKEAIEKSRKKIYNLAILDIKLPDMEGTELLVKMHETMPKMMKIMLTGYPSLENAVKSLNLGADAFLMKPVNPKELLKVVEEKLREQTEMEMLSEDKVKQWMETRLKKLKRSEER from the coding sequence TTGGAGGAAGTTAAGACCATTTTAATCGTCGACGATGATAAGGCAATACTGCGGAGCTTAAAGGCTATTCTGGAGATGAAAGGCTACGAGGTTGAAACAGCGGAAACCGGCAAGGAGGCCATAGAGAAGTCTAGAAAAAAGATCTACAACTTGGCCATCCTTGACATAAAACTCCCAGACATGGAGGGAACCGAGCTACTCGTCAAGATGCATGAAACTATGCCGAAGATGATGAAGATCATGCTTACAGGCTATCCAAGCCTGGAAAATGCGGTGAAATCCCTAAACCTGGGGGCAGACGCCTTTCTCATGAAACCTGTGAACCCGAAGGAGCTCCTAAAGGTTGTGGAGGAAAAACTCCGAGAGCAAACTGAAATGGAGATGCTGAGCGAAGATAAGGTCAAACAATGGATGGAAACACGGTTAAAGAAGCTCAAGAGGTCGGAGGAGCGGTGA
- a CDS encoding HAMP domain-containing protein → MKLRAKILLIMSSTTLALIIILYGFAQVTMLRTAAEMEEDDARQNVRRALNAFSDELEKMLSITRDYASWDDTYAFMINRNEKYVETNLVDETFLNLKLNLMLFVNTDGQIVFQRGFDLRKGCEIQIPSGMLEHIGPNSPLVHHSNERSAVAGVLILPEGPLIVTSAPILTSRYTGPIRGALIMGRYLDSDEVSRLSETAHLSINIFQVDDSKLPSDFQTATTSLLADRSEIFVRPLSEESVSGYSLIKDIYGEPALVLRVDLPRNVYNEAKRNVAYFIYSMLLSASAYAVAIIILVEKSITSRVIRLERMVDEVGRTGNVATRIPVTGRDEISSLTENVNGMLEQLEEHQRQIRRHLEHLEELVEERTRKLLRYERLAAIGEVAMMVGHDLRNPLQVMMNIVYLAGEHLKSILPNVPDHDKAEQIRELCSSMEEQIEYMNKIVSDLQDFGRPLQPQFQPTNLTRLIENTVSNIKKPETVEISLNFKDEFPDLKIDGAMIQRALTNLIINAIQAMPEGGRITITTLRRGAVALINVQDTGEGIPEENLDKLFKPFFTTKAKGQGLGLPVTKRIVEAHGGAIKVESKVGVGTKFTIELPLKEG, encoded by the coding sequence ATGAAGCTTAGAGCAAAGATCCTGTTGATCATGTCTTCAACCACCCTTGCGTTGATTATTATACTATATGGATTTGCGCAGGTGACCATGCTTAGAACGGCTGCTGAGATGGAGGAGGACGATGCGCGGCAAAATGTTAGGCGGGCTCTCAACGCTTTTTCGGATGAGTTGGAAAAAATGCTCTCCATAACTCGCGACTACGCGTCTTGGGATGACACTTACGCGTTTATGATCAATAGAAACGAGAAGTATGTCGAAACAAACCTTGTCGACGAGACTTTCCTCAATCTGAAGTTGAATTTGATGTTGTTCGTCAACACGGATGGTCAAATAGTGTTTCAGAGAGGATTCGATTTAAGGAAAGGATGTGAAATTCAGATACCTTCAGGTATGTTGGAGCATATAGGCCCGAATAGCCCCCTCGTACATCACTCCAATGAAAGAAGCGCGGTAGCGGGGGTTCTAATCCTTCCTGAAGGCCCGTTGATAGTAACTTCGGCTCCGATCCTGACCAGCAGATATACAGGACCGATTCGCGGAGCTTTGATTATGGGAAGGTACCTTGACTCGGATGAGGTGTCTCGTCTAAGCGAAACAGCGCATCTCTCAATCAATATTTTTCAAGTCGACGATTCAAAGCTTCCCTCGGATTTTCAAACGGCGACCACGTCCCTGTTAGCGGATCGGAGTGAGATCTTCGTCAGACCTTTGAGTGAAGAGTCGGTATCTGGCTACTCGTTAATAAAAGACATCTACGGCGAGCCCGCCCTTGTTTTGAGAGTTGACCTACCAAGGAACGTTTACAACGAGGCTAAGCGGAACGTCGCTTACTTTATTTATTCCATGCTCCTCAGCGCTTCAGCTTATGCCGTGGCCATTATAATTCTCGTTGAAAAGTCGATCACTTCAAGGGTGATTAGGTTAGAACGAATGGTGGATGAAGTTGGAAGGACGGGAAATGTGGCTACTCGCATCCCTGTTACTGGAAGGGATGAAATATCAAGTCTGACTGAAAACGTGAACGGCATGCTGGAACAATTGGAGGAGCATCAAAGGCAGATTCGACGCCATCTCGAACATCTGGAGGAGTTGGTGGAGGAGCGGACAAGGAAACTGCTGAGATACGAGAGGCTTGCAGCTATAGGAGAGGTCGCGATGATGGTTGGCCACGACCTCCGCAACCCACTCCAAGTCATGATGAACATCGTCTATCTAGCCGGTGAGCATTTAAAATCGATCCTGCCAAATGTCCCTGACCATGATAAAGCCGAGCAGATCAGAGAGTTATGCTCCAGCATGGAGGAGCAGATCGAGTATATGAATAAGATCGTCTCAGATCTACAAGACTTTGGAAGACCTTTACAGCCTCAATTCCAACCAACGAACTTAACGCGACTGATCGAAAACACGGTTTCAAACATAAAGAAGCCGGAAACGGTGGAGATCTCGTTGAACTTTAAAGATGAATTTCCAGATCTAAAGATTGACGGCGCGATGATCCAACGGGCGCTCACAAACCTGATCATAAATGCAATTCAGGCCATGCCTGAGGGGGGTCGGATCACGATAACAACCTTAAGGAGGGGGGCTGTCGCGTTAATAAACGTACAGGATACGGGAGAAGGGATACCGGAGGAGAATCTGGATAAGCTCTTCAAACCCTTCTTTACCACCAAGGCCAAGGGGCAAGGACTGGGGCTGCCAGTTACCAAACGAATAGTCGAGGCGCATGGAGGCGCTATAAAAGTTGAGAGTAAAGTTGGGGTAGGAACAAAATTCACAATAGAGTTGCCGTTAAAAGAAGGGTGA
- a CDS encoding DMT family transporter yields the protein MRREYPLLVVAAFIWGSGHPVIKLILEELHPIQVSLASAALSFLMLASTLPFSRPKGGFRWDRMPWMAAAGIVIFFIYPILSFSALQRIPASVNGILVATSTIFVALIAASILGEALSVANYLGIAASFLGVALIVQATTGILSSPIQGMDASGFVLSLSGALASAVYTILGRRLRDEDPLRVTLVAAGSGAVLQAVAAGASTGFQAFLTASPRTWLLLLYWGLLSGLAYFIYYYSLRRMEAARASSFMYLSPVFAAVTSAVILGEKLTFPFLAGMGLVLSGVRLTQRGWKGMERSRDGGEAYQKN from the coding sequence TTGAGGAGGGAGTATCCGCTGTTGGTGGTGGCCGCTTTCATATGGGGTTCGGGGCATCCGGTTATAAAGCTCATCTTGGAGGAGCTGCATCCCATCCAGGTGAGCCTGGCCAGCGCCGCGCTGAGCTTCCTGATGCTCGCCTCGACCCTGCCCTTCTCCAGGCCTAAGGGCGGGTTTAGATGGGATAGGATGCCCTGGATGGCCGCGGCGGGGATAGTCATCTTCTTCATATATCCCATACTGAGTTTCTCAGCCCTGCAGAGGATACCTGCATCCGTGAACGGCATACTAGTGGCTACGAGCACCATATTCGTGGCCCTCATAGCCGCCTCGATCCTGGGGGAGGCCTTATCTGTGGCCAACTACCTGGGCATAGCTGCTTCCTTCCTCGGGGTAGCCTTGATCGTCCAGGCTACGACGGGTATCCTCTCGTCCCCGATCCAGGGGATGGATGCCTCGGGTTTCGTACTATCCCTTTCAGGGGCCTTAGCCTCAGCCGTGTACACCATATTGGGGAGGAGGCTTAGGGATGAGGATCCCCTGAGGGTGACGCTGGTGGCTGCGGGCTCCGGGGCAGTGCTTCAAGCCGTGGCGGCCGGCGCCTCCACGGGGTTCCAAGCCTTCCTTACGGCGAGCCCGAGGACCTGGCTGCTCCTGCTCTACTGGGGCCTCCTCTCAGGCCTAGCCTACTTCATCTACTATTATTCCCTAAGGAGGATGGAGGCCGCCAGGGCCAGCTCCTTCATGTATCTGAGCCCAGTGTTCGCAGCCGTCACCTCAGCCGTGATCTTGGGGGAGAAGCTTACATTCCCCTTCCTAGCCGGGATGGGCCTGGTCCTCTCAGGGGTGAGGCTTACCCAGAGGGGATGGAAAGGAATGGAAAGGAGTAGGGATGGGGGCGAGGCATATCAGAAAAATTAA
- the mtrH gene encoding tetrahydromethanopterin S-methyltransferase subunit H: protein MRLFTFRREQRIVEITPKVRLGGQPGELPTVLIGTIFYSGHSIIRDPSTGEFDESRAEDLINRAVELSEATGNPQVIDVVGPTPETLIERIEFVADRCDAPFLVDGPSAQVRIPVVKHLSEVGLLSRAVYNSIDEHTGEEEVRSLRDHGVKSAVLLAFHMRKVWPEDRIDVLKGFNGRRGLLELAEEAGVENKLIDTAVLDLASIGLAAKAIHLCKEEFGLPCGCGPSNATYTWRRRKALPKQVFQVCDSAVDVVTQLQGADFILYGPIEEAERVFPSCALVDALIAYANRRCGIRPRTGDHPFYKIW from the coding sequence ATGCGGTTGTTCACCTTCAGGCGCGAGCAGAGGATAGTGGAGATAACCCCTAAGGTGAGGCTCGGCGGCCAACCGGGGGAGCTTCCGACGGTCTTAATCGGGACCATCTTTTACAGCGGACACAGCATCATCAGGGATCCATCCACCGGGGAGTTCGATGAGAGTAGGGCTGAGGATCTCATAAACAGGGCTGTGGAGCTCTCGGAGGCGACGGGGAACCCCCAGGTAATAGACGTGGTGGGGCCCACCCCTGAAACCCTCATCGAGAGGATCGAGTTCGTGGCCGATAGGTGCGATGCACCCTTCCTCGTGGACGGCCCCTCGGCACAGGTGAGGATACCCGTGGTTAAACATTTATCGGAGGTCGGCCTGCTCAGCCGCGCAGTATACAACTCCATCGATGAGCACACCGGGGAGGAGGAGGTCCGCTCCCTCAGGGATCACGGGGTTAAATCCGCGGTGCTCCTAGCCTTCCACATGAGGAAGGTGTGGCCTGAGGATAGGATAGACGTCTTGAAGGGCTTCAACGGCCGCAGGGGGCTCCTAGAATTGGCCGAGGAGGCGGGCGTGGAGAACAAGCTCATCGATACGGCGGTCCTAGACCTGGCCAGCATAGGGTTGGCTGCTAAGGCGATCCACCTCTGCAAGGAGGAGTTCGGCCTCCCCTGCGGCTGCGGCCCCTCCAACGCCACCTACACCTGGAGGAGGAGGAAAGCCCTCCCGAAGCAGGTCTTCCAGGTCTGCGACTCCGCCGTGGACGTGGTAACCCAGCTTCAGGGAGCCGACTTCATCCTGTACGGCCCGATAGAGGAGGCCGAGAGGGTCTTCCCGTCATGCGCCCTCGTAGACGCCCTAATCGCCTATGCGAACAGGCGGTGCGGGATAAGGCCGAGGACCGGGGACCACCCATTCTACAAGATCTGGTAA